CACCCCAGCCGGGCAGGGTTTTCGCCTGCACCAGGATATAGCCTGCGATTAGTTTCAAATCTTCATCACTGAGATTGCGCAGACGGGGGTACTCGCTGAGGAGCTGGGTGTTGGGATGATACTCCAGCAGGGATTCTGTGCCGTCGTAAGTGACCGGGTTCTTGATGTAATCTACAATGGCCAGCACATTATCCCGAGGGGGGGTTGCCCCTTCCAAATCAGAGAGCTTCAGGCCCACATCCGGGTTGGGGTAGGTTTGTCCGCCAATGTGGCACTGGGCGCAGGTGGAGCTAAAGAGCTTCTTACCCCTAGCCAACTCCCTCTCAGTAAACGTAATGGACTCGGTTGGCGACAAAGCCACGGCAGGAATATCTCTGCTGGAAGAGGCTGCAAACACAGGAGCCAGCCCCCAGCCGAACACAGCTAGCAATGCGATCAAAAGCGAGGCCAGCAACCGACGGCACGCTAGCGTGAACAAATTTTGAAAAGGAAAAGATTTGCTAAACATGGTTCTCCGTAGAGCAGTCTGAGAAGGGGAGGGGTCAACTCCACTCCAATCACTAACCCGACAACACGATCAAGAATAGACCATTAAGAGATCATTTGCAGACAGGATCCGCGGCCAGTTTTACAATCCGTTCCATCGCCCATTATTGTTAAGTTTGATTGCAAGCCTGGAGTTGCGCCAGAGTCGGTCAGAGGGGGAGCCCTGCCGCCCTTTTTCGAATCGGGATGCAGGTAACATGGAGCTTGGCTACCCCAGCGGAGCCGAAATGGATTGACTGAGATTTTCTGCATGATTGCCCCCACTTCTTCCGTCGGATTTCAGCCCCTGTCGGTTGCCTTTACCTGTAGGGATCCCAGTCAAGTCCAAATGCCGATTGCGGATTTGGTGGCGGCTTTTCCCCCTTCCCCATTGCTGAAGTTGACGGATCCCGAGGCTGCCGATCTGCGGGTGGAGCTGTTGCCGGATGCAATCTACTCCTTTTACCGGCGGGGGGAAGATTCCGCCTGGGTGGCCTTTCGGATCCCGGTTAAAAAGCTACAAGCCCTACCTCGCAAGCTATTGCGGCTGCTGGAGCATGTGGCCGCCTTTGGCAACTTGCTGCAGCTTAGGCCCCCCAGCGACGCCCTCAGTAGTGTGTTGGAAGTAGAATTTCTGCAACTGGAAACTCCGGCCAGCCGCTCGGCGGCGGCGGAAGTCAGTCCACTAACACGCAACGATCAGGGTCAGGTGCAAATCCCAGCAGGCCGTAACCTGGCCATTGCCCTAAGAAACAAAGCCCCCACCCCAGTTCACGTCTACGCCATAGTTTTGGATGAACGGCAGTACAGTGTGGATTTGGTTTATCCCTACCAGCCGGATTTGCCTGCCCGCCTGCGCCCCAACGAGACGCTACTGATTGGATCCGGGCCGCGCTATCTGCTGCAGATGCAACTGCCAGAGAGCATGGACATGGCGGTGGATCGCTTCAAAATTTGGGTCAGCGGCAGCAGTATGCAGCCGGGGGTGATGGTGATGCCGCCTTTGGGACAACGGCTAGAGCCTGCTTCCGAGGATCCCTATGGGGCCGGTTCCCGATTGGATCGAGACATACGGCTGGCAATCCTGGGTAAATCCGGCAATACCCCACTGCCAGCCTTTGTGGAGGATCCCTGGTGGTGCCTGGAGCAGGCGGTACAGATTGTGGCCTAGCTTCTGGATTGGGCACTTACTTTGTTGCTGTGGCGACCTTTAGGGAACCACAGCTTTAGCTGCTCAAAATCACTAGACGACAATGCCGGAAAGGGTAGAGGGCTTTTGCATTTTGAGAGCTCGCTTTTCTCTTCACTCCTCATTCAGCACAGACAGATGAGCCAGAAAACCCTGTTGGTAGAATCTAGGCAGGGCTGGCCAGTTGTTGTTTGCGCAGTTGAGCCGCTTGCTTGAGGAGGGCTTCCACAAACGTCATCGCCTCTTGGGCCGAGTGGCCAGCCGTCAGTTGCGCCAATTCTTCGCGGCGTTCTTCTTCTCCTAGGGGATCCACCCGCACAGAGGTTCGTTTTCTCTGCACGATTTTGTGTACACGCATGTGGTGATCCGCCAGGGCAGCAATCAAGGGCTGATGGGTCACACAGAGGATTTGGTGGTCTTGGGCGATGCTATGCAGTTTGGTGGCGATGGCTTGGGCCACTTTGCCGGAAACCCCGGTATCGATCTCATCAAAAACCATCGTGGCCACTGGATCGATACGGCTAAATACAGCTTTCAGAGCCAACAAAAAGCGGCTCATCTCCCCTCCAGAGGCGATGCTAGCCAGGGGTTGTAGCGGCTCACCGGGGTTGGGGCTAATCCAAAAACTCACCTGATCCCACCCTTCTGCGGTCGGGGATCCAGTTTGGATCTGTACCTGAAATTGCACAGCGCTCATCCCCAGCGGTTGGAGTTCCTGGATCAAGGCCTTTTCCAATTGACGGGCTGCTTGTTGCCGCAGTTGAGACAGTGCTTGGCAATGGTGCTCTAGTTTTTGAAAGGCCTTATCTAGCTGAGCTTGCAGCTGCTCCAAGTTGGTGCCATCCCCTTGAATTTGCGCCAGTTCCGCCTGTACCCGTTCTGCATGGGCGATGACCTGAGCCAGGGTGGGGCCATATTTGCGGCAGGCTTGCTTGAGTTGGGCCAACCGCCGTTCAATTTTGTTTAATCGACTGGGATCCGCCTCCAGCGTTTCTCCGTAGCGAATTAGCTCTCGTCCAGCCTCTTCCACCTGAATGAGCGCACTGCTCACCATTTCCGCCAGGGGAGTGAGATCGGGATCCACTTGGGCCATCTCCTGGAGCAACCGTTCTGCTTGCCCCAAGAGGTCGGCAATTGCTGGAGAGCCGCTGTCGTTTTGGTAGAGCAGTTGGTGGGCTTCGTAACTTTGCTTTTGCAGTTCCACACTGTGGGCGAGGCGATCCCGTTCCCGTTCTAGTTTGCCAAGTTCCTCCGGATCCTCCAGGCGTAGGGCAGTGAGCTCTTGGGCTTGGAACTCGAGCATATCCAGCCGTTGCAGGCGCAGTTGTTGGTCTTGCTGGCGGGACTCAATTTCGGCTTTGAGGTGGTGCCAGGTTTGGTATAACTGACTAACCTCGGCTCGCTTGCCCAAGAGCGCTTCCCCACCAAAATCGTCTAGCCAACGGCGCTGCGTTTGTGGAGATTGGATTTGAACTGTTTGCCCTTGGGCGGTGATCTCCACCAATTTGCTGCGTAGATTGAGCATCTGGGTTTTGTTCACCAGTACCCCATTCACCCGTGAGCGGCTGGTGAGCTTGCCATCACCCTCCCGCAACAGCAGTTCCCGACTACAAACCAAGCCCTCCTCTAGGGGGTCAATGCCTTCTTGGTTCAACCAGGCTTGCAACTCCTCATTCAATAGAAAAACGGCCTCTACCAAGCCGCGTTCGCTACCGCTGCGCAAAGCCCGTGCCGTACCACCTAGGGCAGTATCCAAAGCATCGAGGATAATCGATTTGCCCGCTCCGGTTTCGCCAGTGAGTACGTTTAACCCCGGCTGAAAGAGGATCTCCAGTCGCTCGATCAGGGCAAAGTTCTCAATCCGCAACAGGCGCAACATAAGGGATCCCGTGTGCTCAGCGTGCCATTGGCAAGGGATGGGCAGTTTAAGGATAGGGCTTGCAGGGGCCGTTCTGTCTCACGTTAGCGTACCCGCAACCATCCGGTAGACTGGTGCAGTAGCTGTTGGGAGATCTGTAATGTGACGGTAGCCGCCAGTACCCCGGAAGAGATCCTCCGGTTTTGGTTCGGGGATCCCGCAGGCCCAGAGTATGGTCAGCCGCGCCCGGAGTGGTTCAAGAAGGATCCGGAGTTTGACCAGACCATCCAGAAACGGTTTTTGCCAGTGTATGAGCAGGCGGCAGCAGGGCAGTTGCAGGTTTGGCAGGAGCCACTGGATCCTAGCGGCCAGGGATCCCCCTTCAGTTGTCTGGCCTTGATCCTGGTGTTGGATCAGTTTCCCCGCAATATGTTTCGCGGCACCCCCCGCGCGTTTGCGACGGATCCCTTGGCGTTGCAGGCGGCACGACAGGCCGTGGCCCAGGGGTTGGATCATCAACTTTTGCCAGTACAGCGTTGGTTTGTTTATCTCCCTTTCGAGCACAGCGAGGATTTGGCGGATCAACGGCGATCTGTGGAGCTATTTGAGCAGTTGCAGTCAGATCCCGCTAGCCAGAATGCCATCGACTACGCCCGTCGCCATCTAGAGATCATCCAGCGCTTTGGCCGCTTTCCCCATCGCAACGCTATTCTCAACCGCCCCTCGACAGCGGAAGAACTGGAGTTTCTACAACAGCCGGGCTCTTCTTTCTGAGCTGTACCCCACTTAATGATCTGTAAAAAATCAAACAAGAGTTAGCTCACTTCGCCTCCTAACACCAACCCATCGATGCCGCAGCGGCGAATGCGTGGTTTTGCGGTTGTCACTCCGCCATCTGGCGGACGGTTTCTCAGCGGAACTCCCTACGTGATCTTCCAGAAGATCGATTATGATGAACGCAATCGGATACAGGTGTATTCCGTAGTTACACGATCTCACCCCGGTTGAAGACTGGTTAAAGACTTATGACTAGCGCCTTACGAGAAATGCCGATTGGCATCAACGCTTATGTCCGTTACCGGGGCTGTGACTTTAATCTGCTCTGCCGTTACCGCAACGAAATTCTGCGGGTGAAGCAGCTTTATCAGAATTTGGCCGCTTGTTTTACCTCGAACCCGGAGGAGCTGGTGTGGATGCCGATTCGGGATCTGGAGCATGTTGCCCTCTCAGAACTGCAGAAGATTCTGAACCCTTCTCCCCCGGTGCCGGTCAAGCTCTACACAGTGCCAGAGGTGGAAGCTCCCACCCGCAAGACCCAAACTCCCACCAAAGCGCCGGCGGGCCAGCACCCCAACACTCCCACCCGTAATACCCATGCCGCTTCCACCCGAGTCACTCAATCTCAGGCCCGCGCAGCAGCAACCCCAACCTCCAATCCGATCAAAACGTCAAATCCTACTCCGGCGGTAAGGCGGGTGCTGATTAGCCAGGCGGATCCCTTTCAGGCCAAACTCTGGCAGTTGGCACTCGGATCCCAGGGGGTACAGGTGATCTTGGCGGATGCGGCGGGAGAGCTTGAGGGTCTTTTGGATCAGGTGAAAAAATATCGTCCCCATTTGCTGATACAAGACATGGGCGCGACCCACTTTAACCCCTACGAGTTTTGTCGGGACTGCCATAGTCGCTACCCGCAGTTACCCATTCTTCTGACCCATGCGGTAAACCGAGCCATCGCTGATGGGGAAAAGCGCTGGGCTACTTTGCAAGGGGCAGCGGATATCATTCCGGCGCTGAAACCTTCGGTTCAAGAGTTGATCCCGTCTTTGGTGTACGTGCTGGGTCGTTTGCAGTTGCCAAGTCCTGATGTGGAAACCTTGAAGCGTTCCCTACGGCCTAAGAGTGGATCCCAGACCAACCCTGCTGTACCTGCTCCACAGGGATCCCGTTCCACAGGACAGGCAATCAAAATGCCTTCTCCCTCTTCCCGCCCAACTCAGGCCCTCGAGCTCGAGATCCCCTCGGATCTGCCGCCCCACCACCCCAATCGCCCCTCCTTGATGGCCTTCATCGGGATGCCCAAGTCTGAGCCGAAACCGATGGAGCCAAGGAACAAGCAGCAGGCTCATGAGCAGCTGGGCTCTTGGCTGAAAAAATGCTGGCAGGTTCTTCACGCACCCGTCTAACTCAGTTGTAAACTACCCGACTTCATTTCCGTCAGGGTGGCGTAGGCATAGTGGCATTCTCGGGGTGATCGATGGCTTTTCGCCTTAGGGTATGGAGGGATCCGAGAATGTACAGGTTCAGCACCGATTGCTTCGACAGATGGGCTACAAGCTCTAGTCCCGGTAGAGGATCTTCCACCTCTCCCATTGATCAGACCACCACAGGAGGGTAGGTTAGACGGACAGCACCGCAACTGCATCTTGCCCGGATCAAATCCAGCTAGCCCTAACCCGGATGGGGCATCTTGCCCGCGAGAGCCCTGATGGTTGAGACCGCACCCGAGTCGCGCTCAAGACTCTGACCATGAGCCGTCAAACTTCCCAGCCTGCCGCCAAAACAACACCGGATCTGTCCAGTGCAGAAGGCTTACTGGCTGCCTTGCAAGACTTGCGCCACACCGTCGAACAGGAGGGGCTCGCCACCCTGGCTACCTGGACACCCCACATTCAGCGGCCCGACTTTTTGTTTAGTGCCCACAATTTGGCCCACTACATCACGCTGCGCCGATATGATCTGCGGGACCTGCAGGCAGCATTGATCCCCTGGGGCTTGTCTTCACTGGGTCGGATTGAGGCCCGCGTTCTGCCCAACCTGGATGCGGTCATCGCCACCCTCCAACGCATTTGTGGCCATGACCCCGCCCAAGACCACCCGCCGATGGGATCCCTGTTTGAGGGCCATCACCGGCTGCAACGCCACACCGAAGACCTGTTTGGTTCCCCTCTACTCCATCGCCAGGTGCGGATCCTGGTCACCCTGCCCACTGAAGCAGCCTTTGACGCGGGCTTGGTGCGAGAGATGATCCGGCGTGGCGCCAACAGTGTGCGCATCAACTGTGCCCATGACACACCTGAGATCTGGCGCTGCATGATCGACCATACCCACCGCGCTGCCGAGGAGCTAAACGTGTCCTGCAGGGTGCTGATGGATCTGGCTGGCCCGAAAATACGCACCGGCCCCGTCATCGCCCCCCCTCAAAAAAAGCGGTTATTTCGC
The Thermostichus vulcanus str. 'Rupite' DNA segment above includes these coding regions:
- the psbV gene encoding photosystem II cytochrome c-550, producing the protein MFSKSFPFQNLFTLACRRLLASLLIALLAVFGWGLAPVFAASSSRDIPAVALSPTESITFTERELARGKKLFSSTCAQCHIGGQTYPNPDVGLKLSDLEGATPPRDNVLAIVDYIKNPVTYDGTESLLEYHPNTQLLSEYPRLRNLSDEDLKLIAGYILVQAKTLPGWGGTKSESHSDLAGYL
- the recN gene encoding DNA repair protein RecN, which translates into the protein MLRLLRIENFALIERLEILFQPGLNVLTGETGAGKSIILDALDTALGGTARALRSGSERGLVEAVFLLNEELQAWLNQEGIDPLEEGLVCSRELLLREGDGKLTSRSRVNGVLVNKTQMLNLRSKLVEITAQGQTVQIQSPQTQRRWLDDFGGEALLGKRAEVSQLYQTWHHLKAEIESRQQDQQLRLQRLDMLEFQAQELTALRLEDPEELGKLERERDRLAHSVELQKQSYEAHQLLYQNDSGSPAIADLLGQAERLLQEMAQVDPDLTPLAEMVSSALIQVEEAGRELIRYGETLEADPSRLNKIERRLAQLKQACRKYGPTLAQVIAHAERVQAELAQIQGDGTNLEQLQAQLDKAFQKLEHHCQALSQLRQQAARQLEKALIQELQPLGMSAVQFQVQIQTGSPTAEGWDQVSFWISPNPGEPLQPLASIASGGEMSRFLLALKAVFSRIDPVATMVFDEIDTGVSGKVAQAIATKLHSIAQDHQILCVTHQPLIAALADHHMRVHKIVQRKRTSVRVDPLGEEERREELAQLTAGHSAQEAMTFVEALLKQAAQLRKQQLASPA
- a CDS encoding DUF924 family protein gives rise to the protein MTVAASTPEEILRFWFGDPAGPEYGQPRPEWFKKDPEFDQTIQKRFLPVYEQAAAGQLQVWQEPLDPSGQGSPFSCLALILVLDQFPRNMFRGTPRAFATDPLALQAARQAVAQGLDHQLLPVQRWFVYLPFEHSEDLADQRRSVELFEQLQSDPASQNAIDYARRHLEIIQRFGRFPHRNAILNRPSTAEELEFLQQPGSSF